In one Pirellulales bacterium genomic region, the following are encoded:
- a CDS encoding tetratricopeptide repeat protein, whose amino-acid sequence MRAVFGKHLMRLLAAALCAAAGCTGSKQIASVEGPLTPYSTAIAASSAGSTSPGAPATPGASPATGNLASATPVSTSTANDPYRFDPSSVDPDLLDPDEKKPSTWERVQEAASPKKFSSGFKKMIGRGPNEAIARHSYNMADLYFREGDYEKAVDEYKVASYRWPDSSLQEDALFMLGESHFQLNHYPKASDAYHKLLKKYENSRHLDVIIKRRFAIGRYWEQRSKDDPVRGLNFKDKSMPVWDTISNTVAIYESIRMDDPTGPLADDATMATANTLFLNGRWEDAAYHYDLMRTEFPQSEFQPQAHLLGMQAKLRSYQGPHYDARPLLEARKLAQTLQTQFVAQMPNERENIAQALKTIEAQMAERDYSLGQFYQNSRHYYAARFYYAEVVKQYPQSRFADLAKANMDSIKDKPPDSKNEIEWIASKFRRAPQLPPGAPGVPLQPGAPAGPTAPQDSPIFAGPQLTPPPGAPQAPAVARQPQDQR is encoded by the coding sequence ATGCGCGCGGTTTTCGGTAAGCACCTGATGAGACTGCTCGCGGCGGCGTTGTGCGCCGCGGCAGGCTGCACCGGCTCGAAGCAGATCGCTTCGGTCGAAGGCCCCCTCACGCCCTATTCGACAGCCATCGCCGCCTCGTCGGCAGGGTCGACGTCGCCAGGTGCGCCGGCGACTCCGGGCGCGAGTCCGGCCACGGGCAACCTGGCCTCGGCCACACCGGTTTCGACGAGCACGGCGAACGATCCTTACCGGTTCGATCCCTCCTCGGTCGATCCGGACCTGCTCGATCCCGACGAAAAGAAGCCGTCGACTTGGGAACGCGTTCAAGAGGCCGCGTCGCCGAAGAAATTTTCCTCTGGCTTCAAGAAAATGATCGGCCGCGGCCCGAACGAGGCGATCGCCCGGCATAGTTACAACATGGCCGATCTGTATTTCCGCGAAGGAGATTACGAAAAGGCCGTCGACGAATACAAGGTTGCCTCGTACCGCTGGCCCGATTCCAGCTTGCAAGAAGACGCCCTGTTCATGCTGGGCGAGTCCCACTTTCAGTTGAACCACTACCCCAAGGCGAGCGACGCCTACCACAAGCTGCTGAAGAAGTACGAGAACTCGCGCCATCTGGACGTCATCATCAAGCGCCGCTTCGCCATCGGCCGCTATTGGGAACAGCGCAGCAAGGACGATCCCGTTCGTGGTTTGAATTTCAAAGACAAGTCGATGCCGGTCTGGGACACCATCTCCAATACCGTGGCGATTTACGAGAGCATCCGCATGGATGACCCCACCGGACCACTGGCTGACGATGCCACGATGGCCACGGCCAACACCTTGTTCTTGAATGGTCGCTGGGAAGACGCGGCCTATCACTACGACCTGATGCGGACCGAATTCCCGCAAAGCGAGTTCCAGCCGCAGGCGCACCTGTTGGGCATGCAAGCCAAGCTGCGCTCCTATCAAGGGCCGCATTACGATGCGCGGCCGCTGCTCGAGGCGAGGAAGCTGGCGCAGACCTTGCAAACGCAATTCGTCGCGCAGATGCCGAACGAGCGTGAAAATATCGCGCAAGCCCTGAAGACAATCGAAGCACAAATGGCCGAGCGCGATTATTCGCTGGGTCAGTTCTATCAAAACAGCCGGCACTACTACGCGGCCCGCTTTTACTACGCCGAGGTGGTAAAGCAATATCCGCAAAGCCGGTTCGCCGACCTCGCCAAGGCGAACATGGATTCGATCAAGGACAAGCCGCCTGATTCGAAGAACGAGATCGAGTGGATCGCCAGCAAGTTCCGCCGCGCGCCGCAATTGCCGCCGGGGGCACCGGGTGTGCCTCTGCAGCCTGGCGCGCCGGCTGGGCCGACAGCGCCGCAAGATTCGCCGATCTTCGCCGGACCGCAACTGACTCCGCCGCCGGGCGCGCCACAAGCACCCGCCGTAGCTCGTCAACCGCAGGATCAGCGATGA
- a CDS encoding LptE family protein: MNALDTSWRGRSWGRSALGTLLLAVSLAVVTVGCAQYRFGADSLFPADIQTVYVPMFQSDSYRKGLAEQLTESVCKEIEKRTNYKVVNNPNADSVLSGRILNEVKRIIVEAPTDEPRESQVEFFIEVTWLDRQGALLAQSQKVPLPGTVANISQTADLVPEVGQSVATAQQDVVTKLSYQIVSMMETPW; this comes from the coding sequence ATGAACGCGCTTGATACATCCTGGCGAGGCAGAAGCTGGGGGCGATCCGCTCTCGGCACGCTCCTGCTCGCGGTGTCGCTGGCGGTCGTGACCGTGGGTTGCGCGCAATATCGATTCGGCGCTGACTCCCTCTTTCCCGCCGACATTCAGACGGTTTACGTCCCCATGTTTCAGTCCGACAGCTACCGCAAGGGGCTGGCCGAGCAGTTGACCGAATCGGTCTGCAAGGAGATTGAAAAGCGGACGAACTACAAAGTCGTTAACAATCCCAATGCCGACAGCGTCCTCTCGGGGCGCATTTTGAACGAAGTAAAGCGGATCATCGTCGAGGCACCGACCGACGAGCCGCGCGAATCGCAGGTCGAATTCTTCATCGAGGTCACGTGGCTCGATCGGCAGGGAGCGCTGCTTGCCCAATCGCAGAAGGTCCCGCTCCCAGGCACCGTGGCCAATATCAGCCAGACGGCGGACCTGGTGCCGGAAGTCGGCCAATCCGTGGCCACGGCGCAACAAGACGTGGTGACCAAGCTGTCCTATCAGATCGTTTCCATGATGGAGACCCCGTGGTAA